In a genomic window of Helianthus annuus cultivar XRQ/B chromosome 10, HanXRQr2.0-SUNRISE, whole genome shotgun sequence:
- the LOC118482585 gene encoding uncharacterized mitochondrial protein AtMg00810-like: MYLTASRPDIMYAVCQCSRYQANPKLSHLTAIKRIFRYLSGAPKLGLWYPRDSNFILFAFSDSHFGGTDRDMKSTLAGCQFLGDRLISWQCKKQQTVSLSTAEAEYVAASACCSQKMLEDPKKKIFMLYPRFIQMILDDRYPELVKGPNFINIT, encoded by the exons atgtacttgactgctagTCGGCCAGACATTATGTACGCCGTCTGCCAGTGTTCTCGTTATCAGGCTAACCCTAAACTCTCACATCTAACTGCTATTAAAAGAATTTTTAGATATCTGAGTGGAGCTCCTAAACTCGGACTCTGGTATCCCAGAGATTCGAACTTTATTTTGTTCGCATTTTCAGATAGCCACTTTGGAGGGACAGACAGGGATATGAAGTCTACGTTAGCTGGATGCCAGTTCTTGGGAGATAGACTCATCTCATGGCAGTGTAAGAAGCAGCAAACTGTATCTCTATCCACAGCGGAAGCAGAGTATGTTGCAGCATCTGcctgctgctcccag AAGATGCTTGAAGATCCAAAGAAGAAGATATTCATGCTGTATCCAAGGTTCATCCAGATGATTCTTGATGACAGATACCCAGAGTTGGTTAAGGGCCCAAACTTCATCAATATAACCTGA